Within the Flavobacterium sp. N502536 genome, the region AATTTTTGTTTTTATCAAGCTCCTCGATTTCATAAATAAAGCCTTGTCCTTTATTGATGTCGATGTTTACGGCATTTTGAATGTAGCCGTCATTAAATTCGTCTTCAGTTCTTACGTCCAGTATAACTGCATTCTCGTCAGCAGCCAGCTGATTAACCCAATCTTCTTGTGATAAATTCATAATAAATGTGTTTTTGTAAAATTACGACGTTTCTATTAATTAAAAACGTGCCAAATGCGATTTCGATTATTATTCTCAGAAAACGTTTTAGAGAAAGTACTATAATCAGTGAAAAACAAATTTACTTACTATTTTTAAAAATATAGCCTATAAAATCGATAGAAAATAGGATTTATTCATTTACACAAAACACCTCTTAAATATAATTTTCTGATAATTTATACCATTGAAATCTCCTATCTTTGTAATAAATTATAGGTTTTAATTTTAATTTAGTAAA harbors:
- a CDS encoding rhodanese-like domain-containing protein, with product MNLSQEDWVNQLAADENAVILDVRTEDEFNDGYIQNAVNIDINKGQGFIYEIEELDKNKNYYVYCRSGARSAKACQIMNELGINNAYNLLGGILDWEGETVNP